A single region of the Sorghum bicolor cultivar BTx623 chromosome 7, Sorghum_bicolor_NCBIv3, whole genome shotgun sequence genome encodes:
- the LOC8055190 gene encoding calcium-binding protein PBP1 — translation MPAIPCTSVGMHGLIAPNSKNLMDSSLSCRHTLHFPYINTYLATSSITQNCSPQLHAKVLPTIARSSIFAMISRDNSSMDSDKGASVQFQDFLPVMARRLGVEGLMQELCKGFQLLMEPRAGKITFRSLKQNAARLGLGQLRDDELLEMMKEGDMDGDGALDQLEFCILMVRLSPELMEEEAHMMFQH, via the coding sequence ATGGGCTGATTGCTCCCAATTCCAAGAACCTCATGGACTCCTCCCTCTCCTGCCGCCATACCCTTCATTTCCCTTATATAAACACCTACCTGGCTACCTCCTCCATTACCCAAAACTGCAGTCCACAACTCCACGCAAAAGTCTTGCCAACCATTGCCAGATCTTCAATCTTTGCCATGATCTCACGAGATAACTCCAGCATGGACTCAGACAAGGGTGCCTCCGTGCAGTTCCAGGACTTCCTGCCAGTGATGGCGAGGAGGCTCGGCGTGGAGGGCCTGATGCAGGAGCTATGCAAGGGGTTCCAGCTGCTCATGGAGCCCAGGGCAGGAAAGATCACCTTCCGGAGCCTGAAGCAGAACGCGGCCAGGCTCGGGCTTGGCCAGCTCCGGGATGATGAACTCCTGGAGATGATGAAGGAAGGTGACATGGATGGGGACGGGGCGCTGGATCAGTTGGAGTTCTGCATCCTCATGGTCAGACTGAGCCCTGAGCTGATGGAAGAAGAGGCACACATGATGTTTCAGCATTGA
- the LOC8064041 gene encoding frataxin, mitochondrial gives MASRKLLMGLTTRRRLQSRTQQLFWTTSLPEATTSRSLVVAAGTAQLSGRSPAALLFSSRTVSSTQPVTQSAGDVSGSGPSAVDHKLAMQEDEFHKLADETIHDLLEKLEEYGDSIQMDGFDIEYGNQVLTLRLGDLGTYVINKQTPNKQIWLSSPVSGPSRFDWDATTNGWIYKRTGVNLVQLLEKEIGELCGKPVELS, from the exons ATGGCATCAcgtaagcttctcatgggcctCACAACCAGGAGGCGACTACAATCCCGCACTCAGCAACTATTCTGGACCACCAGTCTCCCTGAAGCTACCACCTCTCGGTCCCTCGTGGTGGCTGCTGGTACAGCGCAGCTATCCGGCAGGTCTCCAGcagctcttctcttctcttcaagGACCGTCTCGTCGACGCAGCCCGTGACACAGTCGGCAGGAGATGTGTCTGGCTCTGGCCCATCTGCAGTGGATCACAA GTTGGCAATGCAAGAGGATGAGTTTCACAAATTAGCAGATGAGACGATTCATGATTTGCTTGAAAAACTTGAG GAGTATGGTGACTCCATTCAGATGGATGGTTTCGACATAGAGTATGGG AATCAGGTTTTGACATTAAGGCTTGGGGATTTGGGGACATATGTTATAAACAAGCAAACGCCAAACAAACAAATCTGGCTATCTTCACCTGTGAG TGGCCCTTCTAGGTTTGATTGGGATGCAACAACTAATGGTTGGATATACAAGAGGACTGGAGTGAACCTTGTGCAGCTTCTGGAGAAGGAGATTGGTGAGCTCTGTGGTAAACCAGTAGAACTTTCATAA
- the LOC8055191 gene encoding zinc finger protein WIP2, with translation MEDPYRSFFKNSYYYYASSYPAAPAPHHLPPSLPPYTSLYPAAAAPQYHPACFFQPPPPSSLPPLHDSPPSPPLREALPLLSQSPTRAASRAQPRPHVAVDSDSEDDADDFVLREAVGSSVTPSTRAPLFADLNCMPSCCDAEGDPMDLEAAAPTDDDAAVALRIGLPPAPVNGGCGGAEADLLSGLSGRAGCGGMEHEEDEDECKVDTGDGDEVVPLGFASTPIGKLNKGQYWIPTPAQILIGPTQFSCPVCYKTFNRYNNMQMHMWGHGSQYRKGPESLRGVQPTAMLRLPCYCCAPGCRNNIDHPRARPLKDFRTLQTHYKRKHGLKPFLCRKCGKAFAVKGDWRTHEKNCGKLWYCLCGSEFKHKRSLKDHARAFGHGHGAFGCNLDGGSGADGLDDDDDGAVSEIEHDLCAAACSSRSAAAAR, from the exons ATGGAAGACCCCTACAGGAGCTTCTTCAAGAACAGCTACTACTACTACGCCTCCTCCTACCCGGCTGCCCCAGCCCCCCACCATCTCCCTCCTTCCCTTCCACCGTACACCAGCCTCtaccccgccgccgcggcgccgcaGTACCACCCTGCTTGCTTcttccagccgccgccgccgtcgtcgctgCCGCCTCTCCATGACAGCCCGCCGTCACCGCCGCTACGAGAGGCGCTGCCCCTCCTGTCGCAGTCGCCTACGCGCGCCGCCTCCCGGGCCCAGCCGCGCCCGCACGTGGCggtggactccgactccgaagaTGACGCTGATGACTTCGTCCTACGGGAGGCCGTCGGCAGCTCCGTGACTCCCTCTACGCGTGCGCCGCTCTTCGCCGACCTCAACTGCATGCCCTCCTGCTGCGACGCCGAAGGCGACCCGATGGACCTGGAGGCCGCGGCGCCCACGGACGACGACGCCGCAGTCGCTCTGCGCATCGGCCTGCCTCCGGCTCCCGTCAACGGCGGCTGCGGTGGCGCCGAGGCTGACCTCCTGTccgggctctccggcagggccGGCTGCGGTGGcatggagcacgaggaggatgaggacgAGTGCAAGGTGGAcaccggcgacggcgacgaggtGGTGCCGTTAGGGTTCGCGTCGACGCCCATCGGGAAGCTCAACAAGGGGCAGTACTGGATCCCGACGCCGGCGCAGATCCTCATCGGGCCTACGCAATTCTCCTGCCCCGTCTGCTACAAGACTTTCAACCGATACAACAACATGCAG ATGCACATGTGGGGGCACGGGTCTCAGTACCGCAAGGGCCCGGAGTCGCTCCGCGGCGTGCAGCCGACGGCGATGCTCCGGCTGCCGTGCTACTGCTGCGCGCCGGGTTGCCGCAACAACATCGACCACCCGCGGGCGCGGCCGCTCAAGGACTTCCGGACGCTGCAGACGCACTACAAGCGCAAGCACGGGCTGAAGCCCTTCCTGTGCCGCAAGTGCGGCAAGGCGTTCGCCGTCAAGGGCGACTGGCGCACGCACGAGAAGAACTGCGGCAAGCTCTGGTACTGCCTCTGCGGCTCCGAGTTCAAGCACAAGCGCTCGCTCAAGGACCACGCGCGCGCCTTCGGGCACGGCCACGGCGCCTTCGGCTGCAACCtcgacggcggcagcggcgccgacggcctcgacgacgacgacgacggcgccgtCTCCGAGATCGAGCACGACTTGTGCGCCGCCGCATGCAGCAGcaggtccgccgccgccgcgcggtgA